TTTTGATTTTTGCGATATCCGTCCGCAAAAAACAGTCATCGCAAACGGCGTGTGGGTAGGGGCTAATGCTTTTTTTCCAGCAGCACATGAGCTAAGCGTGGGCAATGGAGCAATAATCGCAGCTTGTGCTGTGGTAACAAAGCCTGTGTCAGCCTATGCTGTGGTGGCTGGCAATCCAGCCAGGCTCGTAAAAATGCGCTTTAAGGATGAAATAATCGCTGATTTGGAGAGTAGCAAATGGTGGGAATATGACTGGCCTTTGGCTACTGCTAGACTTGGGATAAAAGCACCTTTTAGCGATGCTAAGAACTTTTGTGCGTGGTGGGCAGATGGTGGCGCAGAGCTTTTAGCACCTTTTAGGCTGGAAGCTAAGCTAGCTCGCATAAGACAAGATGAAAACGGCGCTTTTTTGGATAGATTAAATTATAACTTTGATAATATTTTCTAAGGAATTCTAGAATTCTT
The nucleotide sequence above comes from Campylobacter magnus. Encoded proteins:
- a CDS encoding CatB-related O-acetyltransferase, whose protein sequence is MAAESKTALGGGYSYINANSVLENTIIGRYSCVAHNVTIGALRHESTSVAMTSVKAFVDEGVGATCEPIAEPFDFCDIRPQKTVIANGVWVGANAFFPAAHELSVGNGAIIAACAVVTKPVSAYAVVAGNPARLVKMRFKDEIIADLESSKWWEYDWPLATARLGIKAPFSDAKNFCAWWADGGAELLAPFRLEAKLARIRQDENGAFLDRLNYNFDNIF